GGTCATCAAGGCGACCACCGCGCACATCTTCCATGTCGGCGACTGCCGCATCTACCGCGTCGCCGGCAAGGCGCTCGAGCAGCTGACCGACGATCACCGCATCATCGTATCATCGGAGCAGACCTATCTCGGCCGCGCGCTCGGCATCAATCCGCAGCTCGAGATCGACTACCAGGCGCTGGAGATCGAGGCCGGCGACACCTTCCTGCTCGCGACCGACGGCGCCTATGAATTCGTTGACCCGCGCTTCGTCACGAGCGCCATCAACGAGCATGCAGCCGAGCTCGACGCCGCGGCGAAGGCGATCGTCGAGGAAGCCTACCGGCGCGGCAGCGACGACAACATCACCGTGCAGATCCTGCGCATCGACGCGGTGCCGCAGCGCGAGCCCTCGGGCATCTTCAACCAGACCGCGGAGCTGCCGCTTCCGCCATTGCCGGAGCCGCGGGCGATCTTCGACGGTTACAGGATCGTCCGGGAGATCCACGGCAGCAGCCGCAGCCACATCTATCTTGCCGTCGACACCGAGACCGAGCAGCCGGTCGCGCTCAAGCTGCCGTCGATCGACCTGCGCGACAACGCCGCCTACCTGAAGCGCTTCCTGATGGAGGAGTGGATCGCGCGCCGGATCGACAGCCCGCATGTGCTCAAACCGTTGTCACAGTCGCGGCGACGCAGCTATCTCTACGTCGCGACCGAATTCGTCGAGGGGCAGACCCTGAAGCAGTGGATGACCGACAATCCGCGGCCCGATCTCGAAACCGTCCGCGGCCTCGTCGAGCAGATCGCCGCGGGCCTGCGCGCCTTCCACCGCATGGAGATGCTGCATCAGGACCTCAGGCCCGACAACATCCTGATCGACAAGACCGGCACCGCGAAGATCATCGACTTCGGCTCGGTCAGGGTCGCCGGCGTCGCCGAGGCCGCGCCGCCGGACGAGACCGACGACATCCTGGGAACGGTCCAGTACACCGCGCCGGAGTATTTTCTCGGGCAAGGCGGCTCGCCGCGCTCCGACATGTTCTCGCTGGCCGTGATCTGCTACCAGATGCTGACCGGCAAGCTCCCCTATGGCACTCAGGTCGCGAGGATCCGGCGCAAGGCGGACGTGCGGCGGCTCAAATATCGCCCGGCGGACGACGACCGCAACGTGCCGGCCTGGGTCGACGGCGCGCTCCGTCGCGCGCTGCATCCCGATCCCTACAAGCGGCATGAGGATCTCTCCGAATTCGTCTTCGAGCTGCGCACGCCCAATCCGGCCTATCTCGACACGCGGATCACGCCGCTCCTGGAGCGCAGCCCGCTGATGTTCTGGAAGCTGACCTCGGCGGTGCTTGCCTGCGCGGTAATCGTGCTGCTGGCGCTGCTGCACGCGCGGTAACGCCTCTGTCCACCGTGGCCCAGACGACAGGGGGTCTATCGTGTTGACGCGCCGCGTCAGGCGGCGCGCTGGCTACGTCGCGAGGAGAGATCCGGGCAAAGCACGAGCTTGCCCTCGAGACCGCCAGCCTCGAGGCGACGGTGGGCATCGGCGACCTCCTCGAAGGAAATTCGCTCGGCGATGCGCGGCCGGATGGCACCGGTTGCCAGAAGCCCGAACAGTTGCTCCAAGTCCTCCTTGAACCAGGCGGGATGTCGCGCCCGCATCGCATTGACCGAGTAAAAGCGGGTTCGCTTGCCGCCGGGCAACAGTCTCCACAGGTAGAGGCGCGCGATTTCCATCAAGATAGGGAGCATTCGACGCTGTGCCTGCACGCTTGCCGAAAATCCGATGGCACAAAGCAGGCCACCTGGCTTGAGCGCCGCGTATGAGCGGCGATAGCCGTCTTCGCCAACGCCGTCGACGATGACGTCGAACCCACCCGGCACAATCCTCGTGAAGTCCTCGTGCTGGTAGTCGATCGGCGTTGCCCCGAGATCTTGCACGAGCGCAATGTGCTCGCGGCGTACAGTGCCCCACAGCTCGAGACCGGCCAATCTCCCGAGCACGAGTAGCGCCTGGCCGACTGCGCCGGCGGCGCCGTGCACGAGCACACGTTGGCCTCGCTGGACCTTGGCCGCGCGGTGCAGAAGCTGGTGCGCGGTCGTCCAGCTCAAGATCAGCGCAGCCGCTTCAGCCGGATCGACACCCATCGGCACGCGAGCCACGTCGTTCGCTCGAAGCGTCCGATAGTCGGCGTTTGACCCGACCACCGTCATGTCGGCCACGCGGTCGCCAATCCGAAAGTCGTGCACGCCTTCGCCGAGCTGATCAATTGTCCCCACCACGTCGTAACCCATCACGAATGGCGGCCGGAGGCGCATCGTTTGCGGATAGAGATGGCGCCTGATCAACACCTCGGTGTAGTTGAGGCTCGACGCGATGACGCGAACGCGTACCTCGCCCGGGCCGGCGGTCGGCAGGGGAGCCTCGACAACCTTTAGTTTCTCGGGATCACCGAAGCGGCTGACCTGAACAACTCGATTGCGCTGCTCGATCATGGCCATCTCCATGCAGTGCCGTCATTCAGCGCAAGGACGGGCAGCCTGCCGCCGGGCTGGAGACATGGAGTTGATCCAGATCAAGCTTGAGGCTGCACGCTTTGGAATTCTCCTCCAGCCAAATGACCAAACCGGTTGTCTGGCGCCATCATTGCTCATTGGAGGGGAAAATGCCTGCAGTCGTCATGCAGTTCGTTTCGCATCCAAGACCCGGTAGTGATCTTGCGACCGTCTTGCAGCTGGCAAAGGAGGCCGCGTCACTCTGGAAGAAGCACGGAGCCGATGTCAGCTATTGGTCGGTGATCGGTGGTGAGATCGGCAACTATGCCTTTGTCGCCCGCTTCGATAGTGTAGAAGCTTATGGGCGCACCTTGTCGTCACTGGGTGCCGATCCTGCTTTCGTTGAATTTCAAGCCAAGCGGCTGAAGGCCGGGCAATCGGATTGGGTACGCTCCAACGTTGCCATCCAAGTCGATCTTTAACGGGCGTCTTCTCGCCCAAATGCGAGACCGCCCTCGGGCGGTCTCTTGCTACGCAGCCAATGTCGACTTGAGCGCGGAGTGTCACGCCGGCTCCGCCGCCTTCACCCCGAGCGGCTTCGGCGCCATGCCGCCGCCGGGCTTGAGGTGGAATTCGTAGTTCATCAGATGCCACCGCCCGCTCGCCTTGGTGCCGTCGGGCATTTCAGGGTCGTTGCGCGGCTCGACCTTGGCGACGAGGTCGTCCTTGACGCCGAACACCACGTCGGAATCGAGATATTTGTCGCCTTCCATGAAGACGTGGGTGATCAGCGGCTCATAGCCTTTCGCGTTCACCAGGAAGTGCACATGCGCCGGACGCATCGGATGACGCTTGGTCTGCACGATCATCTCGCCGACCGGCCCATCGGTCGGGATCGGGTAGCTGCACGGCAAAATGGTGCGGAAGAAGAAGCGGCCGTCGCCATCGGTGATGAAGCGCGCCCGAGCGGAGGCTCCGACCTCGTCGTAGTTCGCCTTCTGTGAATCGTAGAAACCGTCGTCGTCGGCATGCCAGACGTCGACGGGAACGCCCGCGAGCGGTTGGCCCTTCAGATCGGTGACGCGGCTCTGCACGAACATCCGCTCTCCGGTCTGGTTGTTCGGCGAGATATCGGTGCCGTGCGCGGTCACCTTGTGCTCGCCGACATAGAACGGGCCGAGCACGGTGGTCTCGGTGGCGCCGGCGCGATCCCTATGGTTGACCGCATCGACCAGCATGGAGACGCCGAGCACGTCGGACAGCAGGATGAATTCCTGGCGGGTGTCGGTGCATTTCTGCCCCGTCCGGGTCAGGAAATCGATGGCGTATTCCCATTCCTCGAAGGTGAGACCGGTCTTGCTCACGTAATCGTGCAGCGACTTCACCAATTCCTGGAGCAGGAATTTCGCCCGCGCATTGGGTGTGTTGTCGAAGCTTTTGGCGACGGCTTCGGTGAGTTCGGTCTCGTTGAACTGGGTCATGGTGCGTTTGCTCTGCGTTTTTCTCGTTGGCCCGGATGGGCTCCTTGGAGGCGTTCCAGGGTGCAGCCTACACCAGTCGGCGGGGCCGCGTTAAGCGCAACCGGCTTGGAATGGGCCCCGCATTTCGCTATCAACTTTCCGACAAAACGCCCCGGAGGAACTGATGCTCGCGCCCACCCCCGCCTCGCCCGAATCCGTCGGCATGTCCAAGGCCGCGCTCGACCGCGTCGATGCGCATCTGAAGCGCCGCTACATCGATGCCGGACGCTTCCCCGGCACGCATCTCTTGGTCTACCGCCGCGGCAAGGTCGCGCACTCCTCGGTTCAGGGCTTTGCCGATCTCGAGCGCAAGCTGCCGGTCAAGGACGACACCATCTACCGCATCTATTCCATGACCAAGCCGCTCACCAGCATCGCCTTCATGATGCTGGTCGAGGAAGGCCTCGTCGCGATCGACGAGCCCGTCGCAAAGTACATTCCGGAATGGAAGGACCTCGGCGTGTTCGTCGCCGGCACCGCGCCGGCGTTCCTGACCCGGCCGCCATCCCGGCCGATGCTGATCGTCGACCTGTTGCGCCACACCGCCGGCCTCACCTACGGCTTCCAGCAGCGCTCCAATGTCGATGCCGCCTATCGCGCCGAGAAGATCGGCGAGGTCGAGAAGTCAGGGACGCTCCAGACCATGATCGAGGGCCTCGCGAAAGTCCCGCTGGAGTTCTCGCCGGGCGAGTCCTGGAACTACTCGGTCGCAACCGACGTGATCGGCTACCTCATCGGCAAGATCTCGGGCATTCCGTTCGAGCAGTTCCTGAAGCAACGCATCCTCGATCCGCTCGGGATGACCGACACCGACTTCCACGTGCCGGCCTCGAAGGCGCATCGTTTTGCGGCCTGCTACTCAGCCGATCCCGGCGGCGGCATGACCTTCCATGCCGGTCAGCGCCGCGAAGGGCTGACGCTCCAGGACGATCCGGCGACGAGCTCGTTCCTCACCCCGCCTTCCTTCATCTCCGGCGGCGGCGGACTGTGCTCGACGGTCGCCGACTATCTCACCTTCTGCCGCGCGCTGCTCAATGGCGGCGAGCTCGGCGGTGTCAGGCTGATCGGGCCGAAGACGCTGGCGCTGATGACGACCAACCACATTCCGGGCGGCCGCGCGCTGCCGGAGGTGTCACGCTCGCTGTTCTCGGAGGCCACCTATAACGGCATCGGCTTCGGCCTCGGCTTTGCCGTCACCATGCGCCCGGCCGAGACGCTGATCGCCGGCAGCCCGGGCGAATACAATTGGGGTGGCGCGGCCACGACCTCGTTCTGGATCGACCCGGCCGAGGAGCTGATCACGATCTTCATGACGCAGGTGCTGCCGTCGAGCGCCTATCCGCTCCGGCGCGAGCTGCGCAGCATGGTCTATGCCGCGATCACCGAGAGCAATCTCTGACGTAACGAACGCCTGCCGAACTTTAGAGATCGTCATGGCCGGGCCTGTCCCGGCCATCCACGTCTTGGCCACGACGAACGAAGAACGTGGATGCCCGGGACAAGCCCGGGCATGACGCTTCGTAGTTCGTTCTCAGTGGAAATGGCCGATCAGATAAATGCCACCGCCGATCACCAACACAGCCGGCACGGCCCACAAGATCAGAACTGGCATGTGTCATCCTCCTCAGTTCGACGTGCAGACCTTGACGGTCTTCATGCCGCTTTCAGCTTCGGTGCGCGACTTGTAGATCGTGCCCGAGGGGCTGACGACGGTCATGGACGACTCCGTCGGCTTCTTGTCGACGACGGTGCACTTCTTGGTCTTGACGTCCTGGACGACGTAGAACTCGTCGGCCGCTAACGCCGGCAGGGACATTGCAGCAACCATCAGCGCTGCAGTTGCAATCTTCAGCTTCATCCTTCTCTCCTCCTCCAATCCCGGGCACTCCGGCCCGGTCGAGTCACAAACGGGAAAAAGCGGCAGTTTGTTCCTGGAGGTGGGAACGCCATGCACGGTGGGATGTTGTTGCGGCGCTTATTCCCATGAGGAGGACAAGATGAAGAAGCTGTTCCTGCTATCCGCTGCAGTGGTGATGATCTCGACCGGTGCATTCGCGCAATCCACCGTGGTGACCACCACCGGAACCGGCCACGCGGCCGCCGTGCAGATCGAGCCGCAATACCGCACCAAGATCAAATCCTACGTCACGGAGCATCGCATTCGCCCCGTGACGACGAAGGAAAAGATCATCGTCGGCGCGACGGTTCCAAGCGACGTCGAGCTCGAAGCCGTTCCGGCGGACTGGGGTCCGTCGCTGACGAAATATCGCTACGTCTATTCCGGCGATCGCGTGATGCTGGTCGATCCCGGCTCGCGCACCGTCGTTCAGGAAATCGACTAAGGCATAACGGGACGGGCGGCAGCCCCAACGGCAGCCGCCCTTTCCCGAGTTCAGCGCATGAGATCGCATCGAGAAGCCCGGATTGCCGGGCTCAGCCTGGCGGCTGTTTACGCCATGTGTCTACTATTGACCGCAATCAGCATGACCTGAAGCGCAGGGCGTCCCGCAACTGCGCCGCAATATCGCTCTCCAAGACCGCTTGCCGCATGCGAAAATCGTGGCGCCGCGCAAAGCCCGCTCGTATGGTCTGTTCAAAATCATAATCCGGCGCCGTTGCGCCGGAACCGGGACGCCCGCGTTTTGTCAAAGCTCACCCTGCCGGTCCGGCTTGCCCTTCTGGTCACGGGGACGATGTTGCCGCTGATCGTCTTCGCGGTCGGCCTTGCCTATTCCAACTACCGCCAGGACCGCAGTGACGCGACGCAGCGCGTACTGGAAACGGTGCGAAGCATGCGCCTCGTGCTCGATTCCGAGGTGCAGCGGATGACCGGCGGCTTGCAGGTGCTTGCGCTGACGAATGCGCTGCGCGACGACGATTTCCCGAACTTCCGTCGCATCGCGCTCGGCTTCCTCGATCAGTACGGCAAGGGCGGACTGCTGCTGATCTCCGACCGCAAGGGCCGGCTGCTGTTCTCCTCGGCGACGGAGGACACCGCAAGCCTGCCGCGGCGCGGCCATCTGCAGACCGTCGAGAAGGTGTTTGCGACCAAGGCGCCGCAATATTCCGACCTGTTCACCGGCGCTATCAACGGGCGACAGGTGTTGACCGTCGAAGTGCCGGTCTTGCGCGACGGCGAAGTGATCTACGATCTCTGCTTCTCTCCGCCGGTCAGCATCTTCCAGCAGCTGGTCGAGAAGCAGCGGCCCGACCAGCTATGGACCGTCTCGCTGCTCGACACCACCGGCACGGTGTTCGCGCGCGTGCCCAATCCCGGTGAGACCTTCGGCAAGCGCGCCTCGCCCTCGCTGTTTGCGGAATTGTTTCGCACGCCCGAGGCGAGCCTCTCCTCGATCTCGCTCGACGGCGTTGCGCTCGCGTCCGCCTACACGCGATCGCGACTGACGGGATGGACGGTCGCCGCGGGCGTGCCGGAAAGCTCGTTGATCGCACCGCTGTGGCGCAACATCGCGATCTCCAGCCTGATCGGCGGCGTGCTGCTGCTGATTGGCCTGACCTTCGCGGTGCGGATGGCGACCACGATCGCGCGCGGCGAGATGCTGCACAATCTGCTGGTCGAGGAGCTCAATCATCGCGTCAAGAACACGCTGGCCCTGATGCAGGCGATCGCGGTGCAGACCTTCCGCAGCGCCAGCCGCGACGAGCGGACCAAGTTCGAGGGACGGCTCGGCGCGCTCGCCGAGGCGCACAATCTGCTCAGCCAGGAGAAATGGGCCGGCTCGGAGCTGCGCGACGTGGTCGCCCGCGCGCTCCAGCCGTTCCTGCTGAGCAATCCCGACCGTATCCGCATGGCCGGGCCCGACGTGCCGCTGTCGCCGCGGCTCGCCGTCGTGCTGTCGATGATCGTGCACGAGATCGCCACCAACGCCGCGAAATACGGCGCGCTGTCCAACGAGACCGGCCGGGTGACGCTGGACTGGGAGGTCATCGCCGATACACCGAAGCCGCGGCTGCGGTTGATCTGGACCGAGATCGGCGGGCCGCCGGTGACGGAGCCGGTGCGGCGCGGCTTCGGCTCGCGCCTGATCGAGCGCAGCGCCCGCGACCAGCTCGGCGGCGAGGCGACCGTCGACTTCCTGCCGCGCGGCGTTGTCTGCACGATCACCTGCGCGCTGGACGAGGCGCGGTGAACGGAGGCGTGCGCGTGCCGGACGGGCCAGGACTAGGCATCGAGGTCGCCGCGAGGCGCTTGCGCGCTTTGCTGCGAGTTCTTACCCGATCGTCTGCAGCGCCGGGAACGTCTCCAGCAGCCAGATGCTCACATTCGAGACCGCGCCGGTGAGGAAGCCGATCCCGGTGATCACCATGAGGACGCCCATGGCACGCTCGACATTGACGAGCTGGCCCTTCATGCGTGCGAACAGTTTCGAGAACTGCTCGATCATCAGTGCGGCGATCAGGAAAGGAATGCCGAGGCCCGCGGAATAGACCGCGAGCAGCCCTGCGCCCTTTGTCACCGTCGCTTCCGCCGCGGCGATCGAGAGGATCGCAGCGAGGATCGGGCCGATGCAAGGCGTCCAGCCGAAGGCGAAGGCGAGGCCCATGACATAGGCGCCCCAGAGGCCGACAGGCTTGGGTGCGGTCAGGCGCCCCTCGCGCATCAGCAGGCCGATGCGGGTCAGCCCCAGGAAGTGCAGGCCCATGACAATGATGACGACGCCGGCGAGGATCGACAGCTCGGCCGACCAGGCGCGGATCAGGGAGCCGACCAGCGAGGCGCTGGCACCCAGCGCCACGAACACGGTGGAGAAGCCGAGCACGAACAGCAGCGCCGCCATCATGATCGCGCGCTTGGAGGCCGAGGCCGGCTCCTCGCTCTCCACATGCTCGATCGTCGCGCCCGTCAGGTAGATCAGATAGGGCGGAACCAGAGGCAGGACGCAAGGGGAGAGGAAGCTGACGAGGCCGGCAATCAGCGCCGCCGGGATCGAAACATTTTGCATGATGCAGTCGGAGCCATCTCAGGCTCTTTGGCCGCGCGCGGGGGATGCGCGCGCACCGGAGCCGAACGGCTCTGGTGTAGCCGATGCCGCATAATGCGCAACAGAGGCGCGATCAAACCAGGGCTCCTCCCGATGCCGCCTGCGATCACAGATGCGGCATCGGGACGCGCACAAACCTCGCCAAAAAGCGAGATCCGGCGGCGCGGCTACTTCACCACGCGGAGCAGCGGACGCCGGGGCTGGTCCTGCGTCTGCTTGGAAGGGGGCGGCGGTTCGCTTCCGGCGTTCCGCAGCATTTCGTCGCACAGCGCCTTGAGATCGGCGCTGTCAATTCCTTTGAGTTTCATCCGCACGTCGAGAATGACGATGGACAGAAGTTCGGCCGACTCACGGCTGTTGATCTCGTTGAGGACCTTGCGGCACTCCTCAAGTGTTTCCAGCACCGACTGCAACTGTTCGTCTGAATGCGACACCGGCGTTCTTTCCGTTAATTCGGCCTGTGAGACGTGTTTGTGACCACCCGTTCGGCCCCCATGGGTAACCGAAGATAGCATGAGGCCGTGGCGCCTCCGAACATGATTTCAGTGTGTTTCTGACTTGAAACCGCGGCATCTGCGAATATTGCGCGGCTGCGCTGCCGGCTGGTCCCGAAGCGGTCCATGGTCAAACGCTCTGCGCGCCGCGATTGATCCATCCCGGAGGGCTGCGCCGGCTCTTGCGCAAGGACCACCATTGTGGGCAGCGCCGACAATCCCGCAGCCATGTCTCGGCTCGCAACGGAACTCACGCTACACCCCTCATCCGGGCGATGGTCTGCCCGATTCCCAGCCTTTGTCCCAGCTCCCGGCAGCACTCCAATACCTCCCGTTAGGTAGTAAGGATTGACGTTCAAAACTCGTCATTCCCCAACCCGTCGTGGTTGTGGTTCGCGCCAGATTCTGCCAGTTTAGCGGACCGAAGGGACTTGTATGCACTCCTTGGCGGAAAGGGGCGTTCCTCTGGAGGAACGCCAGAAGGCAAATCTCAGCGGGCTCTCGGATTGGGATGCGGCCCGCATATTTCTGGAAGTCGTCCGTTGCGGCAGTTTCCGTTCGGCGGCCGAACGCTTGTCGCTGTCGATCAACGCAGTGCGCCGCCGGATCGATGATTTCGAACGCCAGACCGGCGCCACCCTGTTCACCCGCGACGTCCACGGCACTCATCTGACCGACGAAGGCGCGCTCGTGGTGTCCGCCGTGGAGCGGATGGAGGCGGCCACCTTCGACGTGCTGCGCGCCAGCGATTCGATGGCCAACGTCCTGTCCGGCGAGGTCCGGGTCGCCGTCACCGAAGGGCTCGGCACATTCTGGCTCGCTCCGCGCCTCGTCGAATTCCAGCAGGCCTATCCCAAGATCCTGGTCGATTTGCATTGCGCGATGCGCTCGGCCGACGTCTCCCGCCACGAGGCCGACGTCGCCATCCACCTGTCGCGTCCTTCGGCGCTCGACATCAAGCTGGTGCGGCTCGGCCGCATGCACCTGATGTTCTGGGCTTCGGAAAAATACCTTGAGAAATACGGCACGCCACGCTCGGCGGCGGAATTGATCAAGCACCGCCTGGTGCTGCAATTCGCCGACCAGCTCGCTGCCAAGGAAACATTCGAGAGCTTCTTCCCGGGCGTTCAGGAACGTGACCTTCTGGTCATGAAGACCAACGTCTCGAGCGCCAACTATTGGGCAGTCGCGAATGGCGCCGGAATCGGCGTATTCCCGAGCTACGCCATTGCGCTCGGCGGGAAGTTGATTCCACTGGAGGTCGAATTGAACCGACCGCTGGATATCTGGTTGTCCTACCATCCCGGTAGCGGCCGGATTCCACGCGTGCGGCACATGATTGACTGGCTGATCGAGGCTTTCAGTCCGGCTCGCTTCCCGTGGTTTAAGGAAGAGTTTGTGCATCCGCATGAATTCAAGGACTCGTATATGGGCGAACCCCTGACCCAGCTCTTCGGGGGATTTTCAACCGAAGAACAAAGGTGAAGACTAAAATGAAAGCAGCGGCGAAGAGAATGAAGCAGCGCAGTGCCGGCAAGCCGGACATCGAGCTTGGCAAGCGGATTCGTTTGCGGCGCGTCGAGATGAAGATCTCGCAGGCCGAGCTCGGCGAAAAGCTCGGCGTCAGCTTCCAGCAGGTCCAGAAATACGAGAAGGGCGTCAATCGCGTCGGCGCGGCTCGGCTTCAGCAGATCGCCTCCGCCCTCGACGTGCCCGTGACCTTCTTCTATGACGGCGACAACAAGGCGCGCGAGGTCGAGAGCCTGCTCTTCCTCGACAGCGCCTTCAGCCTCCGGCTGCTGCGCGCCTACAGCAAGATCAAGGACCAGACGGTGCAGCGTCAGCTCGTTTCGCTGATGGAATCGATTGCAGCGAACGAAGGC
This is a stretch of genomic DNA from Bradyrhizobium sp. CB2312. It encodes these proteins:
- a CDS encoding sensor histidine kinase, producing the protein MLPLIVFAVGLAYSNYRQDRSDATQRVLETVRSMRLVLDSEVQRMTGGLQVLALTNALRDDDFPNFRRIALGFLDQYGKGGLLLISDRKGRLLFSSATEDTASLPRRGHLQTVEKVFATKAPQYSDLFTGAINGRQVLTVEVPVLRDGEVIYDLCFSPPVSIFQQLVEKQRPDQLWTVSLLDTTGTVFARVPNPGETFGKRASPSLFAELFRTPEASLSSISLDGVALASAYTRSRLTGWTVAAGVPESSLIAPLWRNIAISSLIGGVLLLIGLTFAVRMATTIARGEMLHNLLVEELNHRVKNTLALMQAIAVQTFRSASRDERTKFEGRLGALAEAHNLLSQEKWAGSELRDVVARALQPFLLSNPDRIRMAGPDVPLSPRLAVVLSMIVHEIATNAAKYGALSNETGRVTLDWEVIADTPKPRLRLIWTEIGGPPVTEPVRRGFGSRLIERSARDQLGGEATVDFLPRGVVCTITCALDEAR
- a CDS encoding serine hydrolase domain-containing protein, which gives rise to MLAPTPASPESVGMSKAALDRVDAHLKRRYIDAGRFPGTHLLVYRRGKVAHSSVQGFADLERKLPVKDDTIYRIYSMTKPLTSIAFMMLVEEGLVAIDEPVAKYIPEWKDLGVFVAGTAPAFLTRPPSRPMLIVDLLRHTAGLTYGFQQRSNVDAAYRAEKIGEVEKSGTLQTMIEGLAKVPLEFSPGESWNYSVATDVIGYLIGKISGIPFEQFLKQRILDPLGMTDTDFHVPASKAHRFAACYSADPGGGMTFHAGQRREGLTLQDDPATSSFLTPPSFISGGGGLCSTVADYLTFCRALLNGGELGGVRLIGPKTLALMTTNHIPGGRALPEVSRSLFSEATYNGIGFGLGFAVTMRPAETLIAGSPGEYNWGGAATTSFWIDPAEELITIFMTQVLPSSAYPLRRELRSMVYAAITESNL
- a CDS encoding intradiol ring-cleavage dioxygenase, which translates into the protein MTQFNETELTEAVAKSFDNTPNARAKFLLQELVKSLHDYVSKTGLTFEEWEYAIDFLTRTGQKCTDTRQEFILLSDVLGVSMLVDAVNHRDRAGATETTVLGPFYVGEHKVTAHGTDISPNNQTGERMFVQSRVTDLKGQPLAGVPVDVWHADDDGFYDSQKANYDEVGASARARFITDGDGRFFFRTILPCSYPIPTDGPVGEMIVQTKRHPMRPAHVHFLVNAKGYEPLITHVFMEGDKYLDSDVVFGVKDDLVAKVEPRNDPEMPDGTKASGRWHLMNYEFHLKPGGGMAPKPLGVKAAEPA
- a CDS encoding bifunctional protein-serine/threonine kinase/phosphatase, whose amino-acid sequence is MTRGLLISIGQHSDRGRKPVNQDFHGILIPDEPLLSLKGISAVLADGISSSTVSQIASESAVKSFLMDYYCTSQSWTVKTSARRVLDATNSWLHAQTRKSQYAYDRDKGYVCTLSAMVIKATTAHIFHVGDCRIYRVAGKALEQLTDDHRIIVSSEQTYLGRALGINPQLEIDYQALEIEAGDTFLLATDGAYEFVDPRFVTSAINEHAAELDAAAKAIVEEAYRRGSDDNITVQILRIDAVPQREPSGIFNQTAELPLPPLPEPRAIFDGYRIVREIHGSSRSHIYLAVDTETEQPVALKLPSIDLRDNAAYLKRFLMEEWIARRIDSPHVLKPLSQSRRRSYLYVATEFVEGQTLKQWMTDNPRPDLETVRGLVEQIAAGLRAFHRMEMLHQDLRPDNILIDKTGTAKIIDFGSVRVAGVAEAAPPDETDDILGTVQYTAPEYFLGQGGSPRSDMFSLAVICYQMLTGKLPYGTQVARIRRKADVRRLKYRPADDDRNVPAWVDGALRRALHPDPYKRHEDLSEFVFELRTPNPAYLDTRITPLLERSPLMFWKLTSAVLACAVIVLLALLHAR
- a CDS encoding medium chain dehydrogenase/reductase family protein — translated: MIEQRNRVVQVSRFGDPEKLKVVEAPLPTAGPGEVRVRVIASSLNYTEVLIRRHLYPQTMRLRPPFVMGYDVVGTIDQLGEGVHDFRIGDRVADMTVVGSNADYRTLRANDVARVPMGVDPAEAAALILSWTTAHQLLHRAAKVQRGQRVLVHGAAGAVGQALLVLGRLAGLELWGTVRREHIALVQDLGATPIDYQHEDFTRIVPGGFDVIVDGVGEDGYRRSYAALKPGGLLCAIGFSASVQAQRRMLPILMEIARLYLWRLLPGGKRTRFYSVNAMRARHPAWFKEDLEQLFGLLATGAIRPRIAERISFEEVADAHRRLEAGGLEGKLVLCPDLSSRRSQRAA
- a CDS encoding helix-turn-helix transcriptional regulator; translation: MKQRSAGKPDIELGKRIRLRRVEMKISQAELGEKLGVSFQQVQKYEKGVNRVGAARLQQIASALDVPVTFFYDGDNKAREVESLLFLDSAFSLRLLRAYSKIKDQTVQRQLVSLMESIAANEG
- a CDS encoding LysR family transcriptional regulator, coding for MHSLAERGVPLEERQKANLSGLSDWDAARIFLEVVRCGSFRSAAERLSLSINAVRRRIDDFERQTGATLFTRDVHGTHLTDEGALVVSAVERMEAATFDVLRASDSMANVLSGEVRVAVTEGLGTFWLAPRLVEFQQAYPKILVDLHCAMRSADVSRHEADVAIHLSRPSALDIKLVRLGRMHLMFWASEKYLEKYGTPRSAAELIKHRLVLQFADQLAAKETFESFFPGVQERDLLVMKTNVSSANYWAVANGAGIGVFPSYAIALGGKLIPLEVELNRPLDIWLSYHPGSGRIPRVRHMIDWLIEAFSPARFPWFKEEFVHPHEFKDSYMGEPLTQLFGGFSTEEQR
- a CDS encoding DUF1236 domain-containing protein, yielding MKKLFLLSAAVVMISTGAFAQSTVVTTTGTGHAAAVQIEPQYRTKIKSYVTEHRIRPVTTKEKIIVGATVPSDVELEAVPADWGPSLTKYRYVYSGDRVMLVDPGSRTVVQEID
- a CDS encoding cytochrome c biogenesis protein CcdA; the encoded protein is MQNVSIPAALIAGLVSFLSPCVLPLVPPYLIYLTGATIEHVESEEPASASKRAIMMAALLFVLGFSTVFVALGASASLVGSLIRAWSAELSILAGVVIIVMGLHFLGLTRIGLLMREGRLTAPKPVGLWGAYVMGLAFAFGWTPCIGPILAAILSIAAAEATVTKGAGLLAVYSAGLGIPFLIAALMIEQFSKLFARMKGQLVNVERAMGVLMVITGIGFLTGAVSNVSIWLLETFPALQTIG